In Bacillus weihaiensis, the genomic stretch TAATAGAAGCCTAGCATTATTCATTCGACTAATACATAAAACGATTTTTAAAGCGTAGTTGATCGAATTGCTGAATTGATTTTGGTTGAATTCTTTTTCCCATTCTCGCCATTAGGCAATTTGCCGGGTGTGAGCTTATCTCTGGTTCATCGGTTGCGTACCATTCTAAACCACCAGCATTCATCATTTTCTCCATTACCTTTCGATATTCCCATACATTTAAACCTGAACCCTTTAAATCCCAATGCCAATAATATTCTGTTGTAATGATGATATAGTCTTCCATCGCATCATCCATCATTGAAACTCTCAACAGATTTTTACCAATGGCATAGCCTCTAAACTCTGGAGCTACCTCGATTGCACCTAATTCGATTAGTTCCTCCATATTTCCTTCAGACCATCTTTCAAGGGGATCTGGATAAAGATACGTAACATATCCAATAATCTTGTCATGCTGTCTAGCAATAATAATTCTTCCTTCAGGAAGTTTTGCAATTTCAACTAATGCTTTATGTTGCTGTTGTGGCTGCCTAAAAGCGACTAAACCTTGATGAAACTCATAAGTGGCTATCTTTTCTGATGGAATCGGTCCTTCAATGAAAATGTTACCGTTAGGTGTTTTAATTTCTTTTGCATTATAGGTCTTTACATGGTTCATTAGGTCACCGCCATTTCTTTTTCATATGTACATACTTGCTCATTCAATGATTAAGTACGGTTCACTTTAAATCTCAACATTGATGCCCCTTCTTTAAAAAGAGGGTGTTCTATTATTATACTAGATTTTTTAGAATATAAAGCGGTTACATCCATATTATTAAAGTAAATTTCAAAAATTGTGAAAAGTGAAGTATTGTACTATAATAGAATTGTAAATTATTACATAAGGGGGAGTAAAGATGAAATTGGAAGCGTTGTCACCAATGAAGGGGAATTTTAACTTATCGGACTATGATTCTACTTATACATCATTTGATTGGTCAGAGGTTGAAAAGAATTTTTCATGGTATGAGACGGGTAGAATAAATGCTGCCTATGAAGCGATCGATAAACATGCTGAAACATTTCGGAAAAATAAAATTGCCCTTTATTACCGTGATCCCGAAAGAGATGAAAAATATACGTTTAAAGAAATGAAAGAATTATCAAATAAGGCAGCAAATGTCTTAAAGAATAAGGCGGATGTTGAAAAAGGGGATCGACTCTTTGTATTTATGCCAAGAACGCCTGAGTTATATACAGTCATTTTAGGGGCTGTAAAGCTAGGTGCCATTGTGGGCCCCCTATTTGAAGCATTTATGGAGGGTGCGGTAAAAGATCGCCTTCATGACAGCGATGCTAGTGTCATTGTTACGACTCCTGAGTTAGTAGAACGTGTTCCTGTAGAAGAATTACCATCCCTTAAACATGTTGTTATTGTTGGAGAATCTGTAGAAGAAAATCACATTGATTTTTTAGCTGAAATGGAAAGTGCAAGCAAGCATTTTGACATTGAATGGGTTGAGAAAACAGATGGATTGCTCTTACATTATACATCTGGTTCAACTGGAAAGCCAAAGGGAGTTTTACACGTTCATCAAGCAATGGTTCAGCATTATCAAACAGCCCAGTGGGTCCTTGATTTAAAAGAAGAGGATGTTTATTGGTGTACTGCTGATCCAGGCTGGGTAACAGGAACAGTTTATGGTATTTTTGGCCCTTGGTTATGTGGGGCAACAAATGTAATTGTTGGCGGAAGGTTCAAACCAGAATCATGGTACCAAACAATAGAGGATTATGGAGTAACGGTGTGGTATAGTGCTCCAACAGCTTTTAGAATGTTAATGGGTGCTGGAGATGAGCTTGTGAAACAATTTGATACAAGTTCCTTAAGGCATGTATTAAGTGTAGGAGAACCGCTTAATCCTGAGGTAGTACGTTGGGGTGTAAAAGTATTTAATAATCGCATACATGATACGTGGTGGATGACAGAAACAGGTGCACAGCTCATTTGTAACTACCCATCGATGCAAATTAAACCTGGTTCTATGGGAAAACCAATCCCTGGTGTTAAAGCAGCGATTGTTGATGATCAGGGAAATGAGTTACCACCATATCGAATGGGGAACTTAGCTATTAAAAAAGGCTGGCCTTCTATGATGTACACTATTTGGAATAATAAAGAAAAGTACGAATCCTATTTTATGCCTGGTGATTGGTATGTATCAGGAGATTCAGCTTATATGGATGAGGACGGCTACTTTTGGTTCCAGGGACGAATTGATGATGTGATTATGACATCTGGTGAACGTGTGGGACCATTTGAAGTGGAAAGTAAATTAGTTGAACACCCTGCAATAGCAGAAGCTGGTGTTATTGGGAAACCAGACCCTGTAAGAGGAGAAATTATTAAAGCATTTGTTGCGCTTCGTGAAGGCTATGAGCCTACAGATGAATTAAAAGAAGAAATTCGTCAATTTGTCAAGCGGGGATTAGCTGCCCATGCAGCTCCTAGAGAGATCGATTTTCGTGATAAGCTCCCTAAAACAAGAAGTGGAAAAATTATGAGACGTGTGTTAAAAGCATGGGAGCTTGACCTACCAACAGGTGATTTATCAACCATGGAGGAGTAATGAAATAATGAAAGAGGGTGACTCAAAAGGTTGTTAAATAACGACCTTTTGAGCACCTTTTCTTTATCTTTCGTGTAGAAACAAATAATTAGGCTTTTTTAATGAAAAAAGAGGGATTCCTTCCCCTTATTGGTTTCCATTTTCCTCTTCTTCAAGGATTTGTTCAATTTGTAAAGCGAGTTGACGATATTGGTCACCTAAACTTTTTTCGTATTTTTCTGCGCTTTTCTCCAAACAAATGTATATTGATTTGCATTTGCTTCTATCTTAGTCCCATCAACAAAATAGTGCTCCAGCTTTACCAATCCTTTTTCACGTAGTAACTCTACAATTGAAAAGAAGACTTGATAGATAATGTCTTTCATACGATTAGATCGAAACGATTGATCGTTCGAAAATCAGGAGTTTGACTACCCGATTTTTTTGTTGTTTAATTATTCTTTAAAAAAGACTGTTTTCGTAGGGGTTTTGCTTCTATGAATACAATTTTAGATCGATAGTGGAATGGAGCGTAAGACACTTGACTCCTGCGGGAAGTGAGGAAAGCAAGTGACTGGAGCGCAATGGAACGTCCCGGTTTTTACGTTAACTGAATTAAAAAGATAAAAGTATGAAAAGAGGCTAACCCAAGGTCTAAAATCTAGACTTTTGGGTCAGCCTCTTTTTATAAATCTATTCTATTCCGTTGGTTCTGGTGCTTCGTTCGTCGGAGTTTCTGTCTTTTTATCTTCTTTTTTTGGTTCATCTTTCTTTTTATCATTTTTCGGCTTCTCTTCAATTGGTACAGGCTTTTCTTCAGCGTATTCTCCAATCTTTACAATTGTAGACGGAGCTGATTCTTTCCCAGCCACATCGACTGCAACAATATAATAGGCCGCAGCTGAATTGCCGACTGAAACGGTTAATGTGTCTGTTGACGTAATGCTTGCTACTTTACTAAAGTTCGTAGAAAAATTAGGAGCCGCATATACTCGGTAGCCAATCACATCATTATCCGCGTTTTGCTTCCAGCTAATTTTAGTACCGCTTGAGGAAACTCCAGTTACTTGTCTAGGATTCGAGCCATTATCCGCAATCTCTTTACCTTCTGTCACAACTAGATTGTCCCAACGAGTTGTACTCGGTAAAAGCTGTTTTAAGTCGTTTAGATTTTTGATGTTGTGTTTGTCTAGAATTTCTTTCTTCAGCATAACACCTTCTTGTACAAATTCAGGTGGAGCGGAGGAAGGAACTTTGTAAGCTTGGTCTTTTACATAGACGAATTTCCCTTGAGTTAAACTGTCGTCAACTTTGTTTGGAACATACTTTACATTAAATAAATCAGATTGAACTAACCCTGCGCTTCTACATAAATCAGAAGGAAGTTCTCCGGTTAAAGCGCAGTATGAACGTTGAACAATTCCACCAGGCATTTCAAAACGAGTTTTAGGTGCTACAAGTTCAGGCTCGACCTCATGTGCAACATTCATTAATTTTGACCATAATAAAATATTTCGCTTTGAGTACGAAAGCCCCTTATAAGAGAGTTCTAAAGGCTTCGGTGTATCATAACCAATCCATGTTCCAAATGTAACATTAGGATTAGTCGCAACAAACCATGCATCTTCATAATCTTGCCCCGTACCTGTTTTTCCAGCCCAGTCTGCACTGAAAGAAAGGTAGCCATTTAGCGATTGTGCGGTACCACTTCGGATTACATCTCTCATCATATCAATTGTTAAGTAAGCTGTTTGAGCAGAAAATACGTCTGTTTCAGATTTTTCATGCTGGTAAATAACGTCTCCGTCACTTGTTTCAATCTTTTCAATCATATACGCATCAATAAATTTCCCATTATTGGCAAATGTGGTATATGCATTTACGTTTTCTTCAACTGTAACACCAACTGTCATACCACCTAAGCTAAGAGATGGTGCACCATAATCCTTCTTGTGGAGACTTGTGAAGCCCATCTTTTCTAAGAAAGAAAGTGGCTCCCGGTTAATAATACTCATGTACGCTTTCACTGCTGGAACATTGTAGGACTGTTTCAAGGCGTTACGAGCACTCGTTAGCCCGTGGTATCTTCCTCCATAATTTTTTGGAGAATATCCTTTATATTGCGGAAGGACATACTCTACGTCCGCAATAACGCTTCCTGGCTGAAGGGTTCCTAATTCCATTGCTGGTGCATATACCAATAATGGTTTCATCGTTGAACCATTTCTCCGTTCAGCATCTGTCGCGTGATTTAAATTTTCACGATCAAAGTCACGTCCACCGACAAAGCTTATAATTTTTCCTGATGAGTTTTCAATTAAGACGCCACCTACTTCTACAGGCTCTTTAATTGTCACTTCTTTTCCTGTATCAGGGTCAATGGCTTCTTCCGCTTTATCACTACCGTAATATTCATACTCTGCCACAACATCCTGCATTTTGTCATAGATGTCTTTATTGATGGTGGTATGAATGCGATAGCCATTTTGTCGTATGCTTTTATCAGCTAGTGAGCGATATTGAAGGTTAAGTTCATCGTTTTTTTCAAGATCTTCTTTTGTATACCCATCCTTTTCAGCGAGTTGAACTTTTAGAATATCCATTGCACGATCCTCAATCTCATACGTTAAATAAGGATATTGTTCAATAGAGGAAGGCTTTTTTGGTGTTAGATTTTCTTTAATATCATATGCAAGTGCTTCATCGTACTCTTCTTCTGTAATATAGCCGCCAGTATACATACGACTTAGTACAGTTTTCATCCGTGTAAGTCCTGGTTCGAGATTCTCTTTAATCGCACCGCCATCATTTGAAAAAGGAGTGTACCCAAAAGGACTTTGTGGAAGACCAGCAATATAAGCTGCCTGAGCAAGGTTCAAATCTTTGGCAGGAACTCCAAAAATACCTTTTGCTGCTGCCTGAACTCCAGCGATGTTTTTTCCATTTGAATTTCTTCCAAAGTCTGCAACATTTAAATAAGCCTCGATGATTTCTTCTTTTTCGAAAAATTTCTCTAATCGAAGGGCAAGAAGAATTTCTTTAGCTTTACGATCAAAGGACACTTCATTGGTTAAAATTTGATTCTTAATTAATTGTTGAGTTAACGTACTACCACCAGTTTGAACTGAAGCGTTAGTGAACTCCTGGAATATCGCTCTTAAAATTGCCTTAGGGACGACTCCGTTATGTTCGTAAAACAGTTCATCTTCCGTTGCAATAACTGCATCTATCACATGCTGTGAGACATCCTCTAGCTTTACTTCTTCACGTTCGATGTCTGCATTTAGTTTCCCTAAATAGACATCTTGATCAAAGTAAACAAGGGACGTTTCTTCGTAGTTGTAAATATCTTTCTTCATTTCGTCATAGGATCTGATTGGTTCGTCCTTTACTAATGAAGCGAAATAACCAGCGCCAACTCCTCCTGCAAAACAAAAACCAAGAAGTCCAACGACAAGAAAAAGTAATAAAAGATTGCCGATTACGTTATATGAGATCCTAAGACTTCTTGTTATATTTTTGTTTAGAGGAGAGAAACGCTTATGCTTGTTTTCTTTGTTCTCCATTTTGCAATCCCCCCAAATCTAACCTATTATACCACATTAAAAAGAGAATTTTGTATGGTTTTGTCATATTCATAAAGAGGAGAGGGAAGTTGCTATTGACATTCAAAATTGTTTATGGTTAAAATTGCATGTATCTAATCATGTATGTTTTCATTCTTGAAATGAAGGATACATAGAATTTTATAACGTAATAGCTAAGAGTGGAATAAGTAGTAGAAATCTCCCTATTATAGAGAGCTGATGGTCGGTGGAAATCAGCATATAGATTTTCTATGAATTACATCCAGGAGCTTCTTTCCTGAAAAGGTTTAAAACCTTAGTAGGTAAAGACGGATTATTTTCCGTTAACAATCCGAGATAGGACGTGTGTCCTAAGTAGGGTGGTACCGCGATTTTTTCGCCCCTTCATATATATGAAGGGGCTTTTTGGTGTTTTGTTTAAAGTGACACTGAGAAACTCGATACCAGCTATACACTGAGGCTAAAATAAAAGATAAAGGAGACAATCTAATGAGCAAATTATTACATGATTTACAATTTAGAGGGTTAATTAATCAAGTGACGGATGAAGAGGGACTTTCCAAAGCGTTAGAAGAACATGCAATGAAACTATACTCAGGCTTTGATCCTACAGCAGATAGTCTTCATATTGGCCATTTGCTACCCGTTTTAACGTTGAAAAGATTCCAGGATAATGGTCATTATCCAATCGCGCTTGTAGGTGGAGGTACTGGATTAATTGGTGATCCAAGTGGGAAAAAAGCGGAACGTACACTAAATACATCAGATATTGTTCAAGAGTGGTCAGACAGAATTAAGGGACAGCTTTCACGCTTTCTTGATTTCGAAGCAGAAAAAAACCCGGCTATGATCGTGAACAACTATGATTGGATTGGTAGCTTAGATGTGATTTCTTTCTTACGTGATGTCGGAAAGAACTTTGGTGTTAACTACATGCTAGCAAAAGATTCTGTACAATCACGAATTGAGTCAGGTATTTCATTTACGGAGTTTAGTTATATGATTTTACAATCGTATGACTTCTTAAAGTTATATCAAAACAATGATTGTAAGCTTCAAATTGGTGGTAGTGATCAATGGGGAAATATTACAGCAGGATTAGAATTAATTCGTAAATCTGAGGAAAATTCAAAGGCATTTGGGTTAACAATCCCACTTGTTACAAAAGCTGACGGAACGAAATTCGGAAAAACAGAAGGTGGAGCCATTTGGTTAGATGCAGATAAAACATCTCCATATGAGTTTTACCAGTTCTGGATTAATACGGATGATCGAGATGTAGTGAAATACTTAAAATTCTTTACTTTCCTCTCACAAGAACAAATTAATGAGCTAGAAAAAGAGGTTGAGACAGCTCCTGAAAAACGTTCTGCCCAAAAGACCTTAGCAGAAGAGGTGACAAAGCTTGTTCATGGAGAAGATTCTCTTCAACAGGCGATAAAAATTTCGGAAGCCTTGTTTAGTGGAGATATTAAACAATTAACAGGAAATGAAATTCTAGAAGGCTTTAAAGATGTACCTACAACAGAAATTGATGAAAGTGAAATTGGATTAATCGATTTGCTCATCCAAGCGAAGATTTCTCCTTCGAAACGTCAGGCGCGTGAGGATATTTCAAATGGCGCTATTTATATTAATGGAGAACGTCATCAAGATTTAAATATGGTCATTTCTGAGGAAGAAAAGATTGATGGGAAGTTCACCGTTATTAGAAGAGGAAAGAAAAAATACTTCCTTATTCGTTACAAATAATAGATCAGCCTTCACTCATGGGATTAGGGGTTTTTAGAAGTTTTGCTAAAATAGTGGGGAGCATTTCATGGCTAGTATAGCTTTTGGGATGCTTCCTTTTTCTTTTCCTACTAACTATATTTTTGTTGGTTAGGTACTTTTCTAGTCTTAAGGCTGTTTTCTCATAGATTGTTAGTAGTGAAAATCCTAAGTACTGGATTTTTCTTTAGCAAAGGATTCTCTCTGTCAAAAGGTTTAAAAAATGAAAATCACAACTGATTTACGCCGTTATACTACTCCAGCTCGAGTCTCTCAAAAATGGAAAGGGATTTATAAGCAGAGAACGGCCGTTGAAGGAGTTATTGCCTATTTAAAAGAGTATCGCTTAAAAAGGTATTTAATGTGAAAAATGACTATACTTTCTTAAAACCATATTAAATAGCAACAAAGTTTAAGACATGTCCGTTCACTGGCTTTCCTGTTCGTAACGAACCTTGTTCAATTGGAAGGAATCAATTTCATCATTGCATATTTTAAAGAAACACAGACCTACAGAATGTTAGATACCTTTTAAATTTTTGCTAATTTCGTAAACTTATGGCTATTTATCAAGTGTCCAGTCTGGTTGAATTCCGCTCCAGTTGCTCCCTTTTTAGCGGGGCGGGCGGTGAGCCTCCTCGGCGTAAACGCCTGTGGGGTCTCACCTGTCCCACTCCTCCCACAGGAGTCTCGCACTTTTGCTCCATTGAACCTTAAGCAGATTTTTATAAGGTTGAACGAGAATAAAAAAACCTTGTGCCATAAGCACAAGGTTTTTATTGTTATTAACGAGAGTAGAACTCAACGATAAGAGCTTCGTTAATTTCTGCAGGTAATTCAGAACGCTCAGGTAAGCGAGTTAAAGTACCTTCTAATTTTTCTGCGTCGAAAGTTAGGTATTCAGGTACGAAGTTGTTTACTTCGATTGCTTCTTTAACGATATCAAGATTACGAGATTTTTCACGTAATGTAATCGTTTGACCAGGTTTTACTTGGTAAGATGGGATATCTACGCGTCCGCCATCTACAATGATATGACCGTGGTTAACTAATTGACGAGCTTGACGGCGAGTACGTGCTAAACCTAAACGGTATACAACGTTATCAAGACGAGAATCAAGAAGAATCATGAAGTTCTCACCATGTTTACCAGTCATTTTGCCAGCTTTATCAAATAAGTTACGGAATTGGCGTTCGTTTACACCATACATGTGACGAAGTTTTTGCTTCTCTTGTAATTGTAAACCGTACTCAGAGATTTTTTTGCGTTGTCCTGGACCGTGTTGTCCTGGAGCATATGGACGCTTTTCTAATTCTTTACCTGTACCACTTAATGAAATTCCTAATCGACGAGAGAGTTTCCAGCTAGAGCCTGTATAACGAGCCATGCTAACTCCTCCTTTATGTTTTTATTTTGCATAAAATAAAAACCAGACTGACTATACAACTATGCACATTTTGTTTTCATGTATCCTCGCTCCAGCAGCATAGAGTTACGCGATACACCTCCTACGGGTAGGGGAACAAAATGAAATCACACCTGCTACATCAATAGGCTGCATATTTTATACACAACGAACATTATATGTTTTTATTACAAACAAGTCAAGAGAATATAAGAAAAAAGTAAACATACCGTTTTGAAAATGAAAATGGAGAACCTGTTTAACGTGGTTGCTGATTCTGTTACTGAGATTTACTTTTAGGGAAACACCCTTTATTTCTATATGAATATAAAATTCATCATATATGAACTTTGACACTACTTCCCTATACTCATGTAGAGTGAAAAAGCGTTCTCTAGAAAAAAAGGACTGTAAAAAAGAAAGAACAAAAATGATAAATGGCTTGTCTTATCAATAGGTACTTTTCCCTGGGAAAACAGAGGCGAATTGGAGTGATCACAATCAATATGGCATAATCTAAATGGAAAGCAACAGGATATTAACTAAACAGTCTATGGATAAATAGGTAAAAAGAAACAAATAAAAATGATTTGTAGGTCGTTTTTATGATATAATAACATAAATTATTGCATGGTTTTGTAACTTCATTGTGTGGGTGATGAAATGGAAGATCTATATATTGTGAACAGATTAAAAAGTGCCTTCTTTGATTATATAAGTGAAAACAAAGTGAATGGATCAATAGATGAAGTCATAAGTGAGCTAACTGCCATTTTACAAAGGGAGCTGTACCTTAAAAGTGCGGTTTTTTATTTTTATAACAAAAAAACAGATTCTCTTTCATCTCATAAAACCATTGATTACATTCCTTTACATTCAATTCCACACATTTTTGAAAATGGACAAGCTTTTAGATACGGTGAAGAGCTATTAATTCCTATTCATGTTAACAAGGACATGATAGGGATCATTCATGCTCTTGAATCAAATCGCATTCTCGCTGACGCCGAACTAGCACAAATTGTCCGTGCATGTTCTTCATTCTATTCAGCAAGCATGAATATGGGGCTTGTGTCGAACGATGATCGAAAGTATGAGAAATTGTACCTCCTAACTGAAAAGTTTCACTCGTTATTAGATAAAGATGAAGTACTAATAGAACTAATAACAACTCTTCAATCTATGTATGATGAATACATCTTCTATTTATTTTTATCACATGATAATGATAGTGACCTTAAATTGCCAATTAAAGATTTAGCATTTGATGATCAGGACGGAAATGGAATGGCAATGGAGGCGTATGTCACCGGAAATGTCCAATTGTCACATGAGGAGAAAGACGCTCATACTATCCTTTACTCCCCTTTAAAAGGGAAGCAAGGAGTGTATGGTGTACTACAGGTTGTCGTAAATAATGGAGCTAATATAGAAGAAGATGATAAGAATTTCATTATTATGTTAGCAAATACAGCTGGTACAGCTTTAGAAAATGCACAACTTTATGAACAGTCTAAAAGATTAATAAAGGACTTACAGTTAATAAATGAAACATCCCACCGATTAAATAAGAATTTACGACTAACAGATACGATGACATTTATGTCTTCCCGAATAATGGATTCATTTGATGCGGATGAGGTAGGATTGTTTTACCTGAACGAAGATGGAACGATCGATATTTTTCCTGGGAGTACACCATTTTTTAATACGAGTGAAGTGCAGCCTTATGTGGATTTCATTAGACAAAAATTAGAGAATGATCTTGAAGGTTTATTCATCGGGGATATGACAAGTTACCTAGATGATGCGACATATGCTTCGATTATGGCTGTGCCAATGGTGCAAAGTGATACGTTAAAAGGATGTGCGTTAGTATTAAATAAAAAATCATATCATTTCTCTTTTGATATGTTTAAACTGCTTCAATCGCTAATTCATCATTCTACTTTAGCTCTAACGAATTCACTCTTAAGAGAGGAATTAGAGACATTGGTCAAAACGGACCATTTAACTCAGTTGTTCTCACGTAACTATATGAATAATGTTATTGAAAGTTCAATGAAGGTAGATCGCCAAGGTACGTTTATTTTAATTGATATTGATAATTTTAAAAGAATTAATGATACATTCGGTCATCAGACAGGCGATGATGTCCTTGTACAGGTGGCAGATATTATTAGAGGCTATGTACGTGAAAATGATATTGGTGCTAGATGGGGTGGTGAGGAGCTTGCTATTTACTTACCACAAGTTGATTTACAATCAGGCATTGCGATTGCAGAGCGTATTGTAAAGAAAGTAGGCGAAAAAACCAATCCTTCTGTGACGATTTCAGCTGGTGTGTCATATTGGAATGCTGAAAGTGAAAAGAGCTTTGACCGACTGTTTAGCAAGGCAGATAGAGGGCTATATGTAGCAAAGGATAAAGGGAAAAATAGAGTTGTTGTCCAAGTATAAAAAGAGAGCTGATAGAAAATGTATCAGCTCTCTTTTTATTTATAAATTGTTTAAACTGTACACGTAAACTTTTTTCTTATATAAATTGGATAAGAGTTTCAGCAAACTTCTCTAAATAATCTTGATCTACTTCATCAAATCTGTTCTTAATAGGACTATCTATGTCAAGAACACCAATGACCTGATCGTCCTTTATGAGTGGTACGACAATTTCTGAATTAGATGCTGCATCACACGCAATATGACCTGGGAACTCGTGAACATCGGCTATACGCTCTGTTCTTTTGTTTGCTACTGCAGAGCCGCAAACTCCTCTTCCTACTGGAATTCTTACACAAGCAGGTAACCCTTGGAATGGACCTAATACAAGCTCCCCTTCCTTCATTAAATAAAATCCTACCCAATTAACTTCTTTAAGAAATTGATTCAATAGTGCGGAAGCATTTGATAGGTTGGCTATCTGGTCCTTTTCTCCTTCTAGTAACGCTTTTAATTGATTAATCACCAATTGATATTGCTCTTCTTTTTTACCTTTATAACTTTCGACATTAAACACGAATAAACTCCACCTTTAGCTATTTAATAACATGTATGAACCAAACATTGTCGAGCGATTTAAAAAGGAATCCACCTGCCATAGCTTGAATTAGTCATATACGGAGGTGTGAAAACATTGGCTCAACAAACATGTAATGATACAAAACAAAGAATATTACAGGCTGCAATCTTTTTATTTAATTCAAAAGGATTTAC encodes the following:
- a CDS encoding GNAT family N-acetyltransferase, whose product is MNHVKTYNAKEIKTPNGNIFIEGPIPSEKIATYEFHQGLVAFRQPQQQHKALVEIAKLPEGRIIIARQHDKIIGYVTYLYPDPLERWSEGNMEELIELGAIEVAPEFRGYAIGKNLLRVSMMDDAMEDYIIITTEYYWHWDLKGSGLNVWEYRKVMEKMMNAGGLEWYATDEPEISSHPANCLMARMGKRIQPKSIQQFDQLRFKNRFMY
- the acsA gene encoding acetate--CoA ligase, yielding MKLEALSPMKGNFNLSDYDSTYTSFDWSEVEKNFSWYETGRINAAYEAIDKHAETFRKNKIALYYRDPERDEKYTFKEMKELSNKAANVLKNKADVEKGDRLFVFMPRTPELYTVILGAVKLGAIVGPLFEAFMEGAVKDRLHDSDASVIVTTPELVERVPVEELPSLKHVVIVGESVEENHIDFLAEMESASKHFDIEWVEKTDGLLLHYTSGSTGKPKGVLHVHQAMVQHYQTAQWVLDLKEEDVYWCTADPGWVTGTVYGIFGPWLCGATNVIVGGRFKPESWYQTIEDYGVTVWYSAPTAFRMLMGAGDELVKQFDTSSLRHVLSVGEPLNPEVVRWGVKVFNNRIHDTWWMTETGAQLICNYPSMQIKPGSMGKPIPGVKAAIVDDQGNELPPYRMGNLAIKKGWPSMMYTIWNNKEKYESYFMPGDWYVSGDSAYMDEDGYFWFQGRIDDVIMTSGERVGPFEVESKLVEHPAIAEAGVIGKPDPVRGEIIKAFVALREGYEPTDELKEEIRQFVKRGLAAHAAPREIDFRDKLPKTRSGKIMRRVLKAWELDLPTGDLSTMEE
- a CDS encoding transglycosylase domain-containing protein — translated: MENKENKHKRFSPLNKNITRSLRISYNVIGNLLLLFLVVGLLGFCFAGGVGAGYFASLVKDEPIRSYDEMKKDIYNYEETSLVYFDQDVYLGKLNADIEREEVKLEDVSQHVIDAVIATEDELFYEHNGVVPKAILRAIFQEFTNASVQTGGSTLTQQLIKNQILTNEVSFDRKAKEILLALRLEKFFEKEEIIEAYLNVADFGRNSNGKNIAGVQAAAKGIFGVPAKDLNLAQAAYIAGLPQSPFGYTPFSNDGGAIKENLEPGLTRMKTVLSRMYTGGYITEEEYDEALAYDIKENLTPKKPSSIEQYPYLTYEIEDRAMDILKVQLAEKDGYTKEDLEKNDELNLQYRSLADKSIRQNGYRIHTTINKDIYDKMQDVVAEYEYYGSDKAEEAIDPDTGKEVTIKEPVEVGGVLIENSSGKIISFVGGRDFDRENLNHATDAERRNGSTMKPLLVYAPAMELGTLQPGSVIADVEYVLPQYKGYSPKNYGGRYHGLTSARNALKQSYNVPAVKAYMSIINREPLSFLEKMGFTSLHKKDYGAPSLSLGGMTVGVTVEENVNAYTTFANNGKFIDAYMIEKIETSDGDVIYQHEKSETDVFSAQTAYLTIDMMRDVIRSGTAQSLNGYLSFSADWAGKTGTGQDYEDAWFVATNPNVTFGTWIGYDTPKPLELSYKGLSYSKRNILLWSKLMNVAHEVEPELVAPKTRFEMPGGIVQRSYCALTGELPSDLCRSAGLVQSDLFNVKYVPNKVDDSLTQGKFVYVKDQAYKVPSSAPPEFVQEGVMLKKEILDKHNIKNLNDLKQLLPSTTRWDNLVVTEGKEIADNGSNPRQVTGVSSSGTKISWKQNADNDVIGYRVYAAPNFSTNFSKVASITSTDTLTVSVGNSAAAYYIVAVDVAGKESAPSTIVKIGEYAEEKPVPIEEKPKNDKKKDEPKKEDKKTETPTNEAPEPTE
- the tyrS gene encoding tyrosine--tRNA ligase; translated protein: MSKLLHDLQFRGLINQVTDEEGLSKALEEHAMKLYSGFDPTADSLHIGHLLPVLTLKRFQDNGHYPIALVGGGTGLIGDPSGKKAERTLNTSDIVQEWSDRIKGQLSRFLDFEAEKNPAMIVNNYDWIGSLDVISFLRDVGKNFGVNYMLAKDSVQSRIESGISFTEFSYMILQSYDFLKLYQNNDCKLQIGGSDQWGNITAGLELIRKSEENSKAFGLTIPLVTKADGTKFGKTEGGAIWLDADKTSPYEFYQFWINTDDRDVVKYLKFFTFLSQEQINELEKEVETAPEKRSAQKTLAEEVTKLVHGEDSLQQAIKISEALFSGDIKQLTGNEILEGFKDVPTTEIDESEIGLIDLLIQAKISPSKRQAREDISNGAIYINGERHQDLNMVISEEEKIDGKFTVIRRGKKKYFLIRYK
- the rpsD gene encoding 30S ribosomal protein S4, with amino-acid sequence MARYTGSSWKLSRRLGISLSGTGKELEKRPYAPGQHGPGQRKKISEYGLQLQEKQKLRHMYGVNERQFRNLFDKAGKMTGKHGENFMILLDSRLDNVVYRLGLARTRRQARQLVNHGHIIVDGGRVDIPSYQVKPGQTITLREKSRNLDIVKEAIEVNNFVPEYLTFDAEKLEGTLTRLPERSELPAEINEALIVEFYSR
- a CDS encoding sensor domain-containing diguanylate cyclase yields the protein MEDLYIVNRLKSAFFDYISENKVNGSIDEVISELTAILQRELYLKSAVFYFYNKKTDSLSSHKTIDYIPLHSIPHIFENGQAFRYGEELLIPIHVNKDMIGIIHALESNRILADAELAQIVRACSSFYSASMNMGLVSNDDRKYEKLYLLTEKFHSLLDKDEVLIELITTLQSMYDEYIFYLFLSHDNDSDLKLPIKDLAFDDQDGNGMAMEAYVTGNVQLSHEEKDAHTILYSPLKGKQGVYGVLQVVVNNGANIEEDDKNFIIMLANTAGTALENAQLYEQSKRLIKDLQLINETSHRLNKNLRLTDTMTFMSSRIMDSFDADEVGLFYLNEDGTIDIFPGSTPFFNTSEVQPYVDFIRQKLENDLEGLFIGDMTSYLDDATYASIMAVPMVQSDTLKGCALVLNKKSYHFSFDMFKLLQSLIHHSTLALTNSLLREELETLVKTDHLTQLFSRNYMNNVIESSMKVDRQGTFILIDIDNFKRINDTFGHQTGDDVLVQVADIIRGYVRENDIGARWGGEELAIYLPQVDLQSGIAIAERIVKKVGEKTNPSVTISAGVSYWNAESEKSFDRLFSKADRGLYVAKDKGKNRVVVQV
- a CDS encoding GAF domain-containing protein, which codes for MFNVESYKGKKEEQYQLVINQLKALLEGEKDQIANLSNASALLNQFLKEVNWVGFYLMKEGELVLGPFQGLPACVRIPVGRGVCGSAVANKRTERIADVHEFPGHIACDAASNSEIVVPLIKDDQVIGVLDIDSPIKNRFDEVDQDYLEKFAETLIQFI